In archaeon BMS3Bbin15, one DNA window encodes the following:
- the rsmF gene encoding ribosomal RNA small subunit methyltransferase F, with product MKLFTSRQIFKLTEKPLPCLRVNTLRIKEEELVKRLQARDVVLKKIPFLKHSYFVEKSQVPLGATPEYLLGHYFLHDAASQAACEALDPQAGETVLDMAASPGGKTTYLSQLIDNKGVIVAVEVNKKRLKRLKSNIMRMGCENVIAVNRDASEFKHINIKFDRVLLDAPCTGTGTASKSPEALKKGKMDLASCTTTQRNLIEVAIKVLKKSGTLVYSTCSLLPEENEIIIDEIVKKHQLELQTVKAGSRAITEPYGKTLMKDIKKASRFYPWEHSTQGFFIAKMKKV from the coding sequence ATGAAACTCTTCACATCGAGGCAGATTTTTAAACTAACAGAAAAACCCCTGCCATGCCTGAGAGTTAATACTCTGAGAATAAAAGAGGAAGAACTTGTTAAAAGACTTCAAGCCAGAGATGTGGTGTTAAAGAAAATACCATTTCTAAAACACAGCTACTTTGTTGAAAAATCTCAGGTTCCTCTGGGTGCCACTCCAGAATATCTTCTGGGCCATTATTTCCTCCATGATGCCGCTTCCCAGGCTGCATGTGAAGCTCTTGACCCACAGGCGGGAGAAACTGTGCTCGATATGGCAGCCTCACCAGGAGGTAAGACAACCTATCTGAGCCAGTTGATAGACAATAAAGGTGTTATAGTAGCTGTGGAGGTGAATAAAAAAAGACTGAAAAGACTGAAATCAAATATAATGAGAATGGGCTGCGAAAACGTTATTGCTGTGAATAGAGATGCATCAGAATTTAAACACATAAATATAAAATTTGACAGGGTACTTCTTGATGCGCCCTGCACAGGTACAGGTACAGCAAGTAAAAGTCCTGAAGCTCTAAAAAAAGGAAAAATGGACTTAGCCAGCTGCACCACAACCCAGAGAAATCTTATTGAAGTTGCTATTAAAGTTTTAAAGAAAAGCGGGACTCTTGTTTACTCCACCTGCTCACTTTTACCTGAAGAGAATGAGATTATTATAGATGAAATAGTTAAAAAACATCAGCTTGAGCTGCAAACAGTTAAAGCAGGTAGTAGAGCAATAACAGAACCATATGGTAAGACATTGATGAAAGATATAAAGAAAGCATCAAGATTTTACCCCTGGGAACACTCAACCCAGGGATTCTTTATTGCAAAAATGAAAAAGGTCTAG
- a CDS encoding flap endonuclease-1 yields the protein MGVQLGDIVRQEIIDFDFLKGRAVAVDAFNTLYQFLSIIRQSTGEPLRDSEGRVTSHLSGLLYRNVNLIEMGIKPAYVFDGRPPKLKFHTVEERNKKREEARKKWHEALREEKIEEAKSYAIQSTKISHDVIEESKKLLDFLGIPVVQAPSEGEAQAAYMVKCGDVFSAASQDYDALLFGSTRLVRNLTITGKRKLPRKRIYVTVKPEILYIDKILKRLEITLEQLIDIGILIGTDYNPGGVEGIGPKKALKLIKKYGSVEKVVEKEGLSLNFQVEPIRKIFLSIEVTHDYSLEWKAPEKEAVMDFLCYHRDFSSERVEKALEKLEDAYSKMKRQSVLDTWF from the coding sequence ATGGGAGTTCAACTGGGAGATATTGTAAGGCAGGAGATTATAGACTTTGACTTCTTAAAAGGCAGGGCTGTGGCAGTAGATGCCTTCAATACTCTATATCAATTTTTATCAATAATAAGACAGTCAACTGGCGAACCTCTCAGAGATTCAGAGGGTAGAGTGACAAGCCATCTCTCAGGACTTCTTTACAGAAATGTCAATCTAATCGAGATGGGCATAAAGCCTGCGTATGTTTTTGATGGTAGACCTCCTAAATTAAAATTCCATACAGTGGAAGAAAGAAATAAAAAGAGAGAAGAGGCAAGAAAGAAATGGCATGAAGCTCTCAGAGAGGAGAAGATAGAAGAAGCTAAAAGTTATGCTATTCAGTCAACAAAAATCTCTCATGATGTTATTGAAGAATCGAAGAAGCTTCTTGATTTTCTTGGAATACCTGTTGTCCAGGCACCCAGTGAAGGAGAGGCCCAGGCAGCTTATATGGTAAAGTGTGGAGATGTTTTTTCTGCAGCCAGTCAGGATTATGATGCTCTTCTGTTTGGCTCTACAAGACTTGTAAGGAATCTGACAATAACTGGAAAAAGGAAGCTGCCGAGAAAGAGGATATATGTTACTGTAAAGCCAGAAATTTTATACATTGATAAAATTCTGAAGCGGCTTGAAATTACTCTGGAGCAGCTTATAGATATTGGAATCCTTATTGGTACAGATTATAATCCAGGGGGAGTTGAGGGAATAGGACCGAAAAAAGCTTTGAAGTTAATTAAAAAATATGGTAGTGTTGAGAAAGTTGTGGAAAAAGAGGGTCTCAGTTTAAATTTCCAGGTAGAACCTATAAGGAAAATCTTTCTTTCAATAGAAGTTACACATGATTATTCATTAGAATGGAAGGCACCGGAAAAAGAGGCTGTGATGGACTTCCTTTGTTATCATAGGGATTTCTCGTCTGAAAGGGTTGAAAAAGCTCTTGAAAAACTTGAAGATGCTTATTCTAAAATGAAAAGACAGTCAGTCCTGGACACCTGGTTCTAA
- a CDS encoding ureidoglycolate lyase produces MKLIRFEYRGRIFQGEVDGEEVITQEYNLPLNQVKILTPSQPSKIVCVGLNYMSHAEELNMEIPDKPVIFLKPPSAALEHLGSIVYPYMSRRVDYEAEICAVIAKKAKNVSRAEAMEFIQGYTCFNDITARDLQQQDKQWTRAKSFDTFAPFGPFIETDVDVDNLKVELYLNGKLRQRGPTSDMIFSIPEIVSFISEVMTLLPGDIIATGTPPGIGELKVGDEVEVVVSDVGRLVNYVIGEGDNSRRVSI; encoded by the coding sequence ATGAAGCTTATTAGATTTGAGTACAGAGGCAGGATTTTCCAGGGTGAAGTTGACGGTGAAGAAGTTATAACACAGGAGTATAATTTACCATTGAATCAGGTTAAAATCTTAACTCCGTCTCAACCTTCAAAGATTGTATGTGTCGGCTTGAACTACATGAGCCATGCTGAAGAGCTCAATATGGAGATTCCAGATAAACCTGTTATTTTTCTCAAGCCACCAAGTGCTGCTCTTGAGCATCTTGGGAGTATAGTTTATCCTTATATGTCGAGACGAGTTGATTATGAAGCTGAAATATGTGCAGTTATTGCTAAAAAGGCTAAGAATGTCAGCAGGGCTGAAGCCATGGAATTCATTCAGGGTTACACCTGCTTCAACGATATAACTGCAAGAGACCTGCAGCAGCAGGATAAGCAATGGACCCGTGCAAAAAGTTTTGATACCTTTGCTCCGTTTGGGCCTTTTATAGAAACAGATGTTGATGTTGACAACCTTAAAGTCGAGCTTTATCTCAATGGAAAGCTGAGACAGAGAGGCCCAACCTCTGACATGATTTTCTCAATTCCGGAGATTGTATCATTTATTTCAGAAGTCATGACTCTTTTACCGGGGGATATCATAGCCACTGGAACACCGCCCGGGATTGGTGAATTGAAAGTTGGAGATGAAGTTGAAGTTGTGGTTTCGGATGTGGGCAGGCTGGTTAATTATGTTATCGGAGAGGGTGATAATTCTCGTAGGGTGTCTATATAA
- the trxA_3 gene encoding thioredoxin — MSGDVITLTDENFEKTIKENSLILVDFWATWCFPCKMIAPTVEELSEEYKGRVAFGKLNVDENQKIAMQFGVTSIPTLILFKNGEIADKIIGAVPKEYLDSKIKEHL; from the coding sequence GTGAGTGGAGATGTAATTACTCTTACAGATGAAAATTTTGAAAAAACTATAAAGGAAAACTCTTTAATTCTGGTGGATTTCTGGGCTACATGGTGTTTCCCATGCAAGATGATAGCTCCAACTGTCGAAGAACTGTCTGAGGAGTATAAAGGGAGAGTAGCCTTCGGAAAGCTTAATGTTGACGAGAATCAGAAGATTGCAATGCAGTTTGGAGTGACAAGTATTCCTACTCTGATTCTGTTTAAGAATGGCGAAATCGCAGATAAGATAATTGGTGCAGTGCCCAAAGAATATCTCGATTCAAAGATAAAGGAGCATCTCTAG
- the ribH gene encoding 6,7-dimethyl-8-ribityllumazine synthase, protein MKIGIVAAEFNYDITFAMVELAKEHADFLGAKVVNVFKVPGVFDMPLAVKKMLELEDIDGVVTLGAVIEGQTEHDDIVMQHASRKIADLSLDYNKPVSLGISGPGMSRLEAHQRVKYAKRAVEAVVKMHRRLKEFEK, encoded by the coding sequence ATGAAAATAGGGATTGTTGCCGCTGAATTTAACTATGATATTACGTTTGCCATGGTTGAGCTTGCAAAGGAGCATGCTGATTTTCTTGGAGCAAAGGTTGTGAATGTCTTTAAAGTTCCCGGGGTTTTTGATATGCCTCTGGCAGTTAAGAAAATGCTGGAGCTTGAAGATATAGATGGAGTTGTAACTCTTGGTGCAGTTATTGAAGGTCAGACAGAACATGATGATATTGTGATGCAGCATGCATCAAGAAAAATAGCAGATTTATCTCTTGATTACAATAAGCCTGTAAGTCTGGGAATTTCAGGCCCTGGAATGTCCCGTCTTGAGGCGCATCAGAGGGTAAAATATGCAAAACGTGCAGTTGAGGCAGTTGTTAAGATGCACAGACGTCTGAAGGAATTTGAGAAGTAG
- a CDS encoding CYTH domain protein — protein MIEVEIKVKANNPESIRKRVTELNGSFVALENQFDIYFNHPCRDFGKTDEAIRLRKVNGKVELTYKGEKIDAVTKSREELTAEAGDFESVRKILMRLGFSQVREVVKEREVYSLGEYLVMIDSVEGLGKYVEVEKKSSSYTPGELIKFIESLGLNPEDVERKSYLELLLEGDDDS, from the coding sequence ATGATTGAGGTAGAGATTAAGGTTAAAGCTAATAATCCTGAGAGCATCAGGAAGAGGGTAACAGAACTTAATGGCAGTTTTGTAGCTCTTGAGAATCAGTTTGATATATATTTTAATCACCCCTGCAGAGATTTTGGAAAGACTGATGAGGCTATCAGACTCAGAAAGGTTAACGGCAAGGTTGAGCTTACCTACAAGGGAGAAAAGATAGATGCGGTTACAAAAAGCAGGGAGGAGTTAACTGCTGAGGCAGGTGATTTCGAATCCGTAAGGAAGATACTTATGAGGCTTGGTTTCTCACAGGTTAGAGAGGTTGTCAAGGAAAGGGAGGTTTATTCTCTTGGAGAGTATCTGGTTATGATTGATAGTGTTGAAGGACTTGGGAAATATGTGGAAGTTGAGAAGAAGAGTAGCAGCTATACTCCAGGGGAACTTATAAAATTTATTGAATCTCTTGGTTTAAACCCTGAGGACGTGGAAAGGAAATCATATCTTGAGCTTCTCCTGGAGGGTGATGATGATAGTTAG
- a CDS encoding 4-diphosphocytidyl-2-C-methyl-D-erythritol kinase, with the protein MIVRTPSRIHLTLIDLEGSLGRVDGGIGIALEEPHILLEVEKTDELEIEGRLKNKALSAARAFLSHYKINGGARVAVKEAYPEHIGLGSGTQLSLAVARALSEVYEIKADIRELAYIVGRGGTSGIGTAAFEKGGFIVDGGHSTEDKPYFLPSRASRVKPAPVILRRDFPDWQIALIFPKEETRISGKTEVNVFKKFCPLPVNQVERLSRIILMQLLPALVEENIENFGRAINSIQEVGFKAVEVGLQKREVIETLRAAQKASFGAGLSSFGPVIYALVDDKKKLENALRDRVKGIIFTKASNKGADFYEAY; encoded by the coding sequence ATGATAGTTAGAACACCTTCGAGAATACACCTTACCCTCATAGACCTTGAGGGTTCTCTGGGCAGGGTAGATGGCGGTATTGGAATTGCTCTTGAAGAACCTCATATACTGCTGGAGGTTGAAAAAACAGATGAATTAGAGATAGAGGGAAGGCTTAAAAATAAGGCTTTATCAGCCGCCAGAGCCTTTCTAAGTCATTATAAAATAAATGGAGGAGCAAGAGTTGCGGTAAAAGAAGCCTATCCCGAGCATATAGGTCTGGGCTCGGGTACGCAGCTGTCTCTTGCTGTAGCCAGGGCTCTTTCAGAGGTTTATGAGATTAAAGCAGACATTAGGGAGCTTGCCTACATTGTCGGCAGGGGAGGGACTTCAGGCATAGGCACTGCAGCTTTTGAGAAAGGAGGGTTTATTGTTGATGGAGGTCATTCAACAGAAGACAAACCATATTTTCTTCCCAGCAGAGCCAGTAGAGTAAAGCCTGCACCTGTTATTCTGAGGAGAGATTTCCCTGACTGGCAGATTGCCCTGATTTTTCCGAAGGAGGAAACAAGAATTTCAGGTAAGACCGAGGTGAATGTTTTTAAGAAGTTCTGTCCGCTGCCGGTGAATCAGGTAGAAAGACTTTCAAGAATAATTTTAATGCAGCTTCTTCCTGCTCTGGTGGAAGAGAATATAGAAAACTTTGGCAGGGCAATAAATTCCATTCAGGAGGTGGGTTTTAAAGCTGTTGAGGTGGGACTCCAGAAGAGGGAGGTGATAGAAACTCTCAGAGCTGCTCAGAAAGCAAGTTTTGGTGCAGGTTTAAGTTCCTTTGGTCCTGTAATATATGCCCTGGTGGATGATAAGAAGAAACTCGAGAATGCTCTCAGGGATAGGGTTAAGGGGATTATTTTCACAAAAGCCAGCAATAAGGGAGCAGATTTTTATGAAGCTTATTAG